A single Carettochelys insculpta isolate YL-2023 chromosome 2, ASM3395843v1, whole genome shotgun sequence DNA region contains:
- the DNAJC5B gene encoding dnaJ homolog subfamily C member 5B: MAEQRQRALSTSGEALYEILALEKGATHEEIKKSYRKLALKYHPDKNPDNPAAAEKFKEINNAHVILTDLSKRNIYDKYGSLGLYVAEQFGEENVNAYFMLSSWWAKALFAVCGLLTGCYFCCCMCCCFNCCCGQCKPKPPGGEEHEFCVSPEDLEEQIKSDMEQDGETPIILQPTNANEKTQLIGDSHRSYHTDP; encoded by the exons ATGGCTGAACAAAGGCAACGGGCTTTATCCACATCAGGAGAAGCATTATATGAAAttctggctctggagaagggggcAACACATGAAGAAATTAAGAAATCTTACAG AAAATTGGCTCTGAAATATCATCCTGACAAGAATCCCGACAATCCAGCAGCTGCTGAAAAATTTAAAGAGATCAACAATGCTCACGTGATACTGACTGACCTGTCCAAGAGAAACATATATGATAAGTATGGATCTTTAGGCCTGTATGTGGCGGAACAGTTTGGGGAAGAAAATGTTAATGCATACTTCATGCTTTCAAGCTGGTGGGCAAAG GCCCTGTTTGCAGTTTGTGGCCTCTTGACAGGCTGCTACTTTTGCTGCTGCATGTGCTGCTGTTTCAATTGCTGTTGTGGGCAATGTAAACCCAAACCACCAGGAGGGGAAGAACATGAGTTCTGCGTGTCTCCCGAGGATTTGGAAGAGCAGATCAAATCAGACATGGAACAAG ATGGAGAAACTCCAATCATACTTCAGCCgacaaatgcaaatgagaaaaCTCAACTAATCGGAGATAGCCATCGCAGCTATCACACAGATCCATAA